In a single window of the Natronogracilivirga saccharolytica genome:
- a CDS encoding DUF58 domain-containing protein, with product MLLSPELLNRLTPLEIKARQIVEGFISGLHKSPFFGFSVEFAEHRPYHPGDDLKHLDWKVYGKRERYFVKQYEEETNLRCYMLMDVSSSMQFRYFADWSKLRYGVHLGAAMAYMLHRQRDGCGLAAFDREIGEIIPAKSSYGHLLHLYKNLEQILDTYDGDVPQKRQTASAEAIHQLAERINRRSLVIILTDLFENVQKQDELISALKHLRHKKHEVILFHLLEKRSERELDFPDDRYVFSDLETGGEMDVVPRQIRKDYQKKMKEYTKNFRITCSDANISYEEVDTQDPFDYALLAFLNKRRRLM from the coding sequence ATGCTGCTATCCCCCGAATTGCTAAACCGTCTTACTCCACTGGAAATAAAAGCCAGACAGATTGTGGAGGGATTCATCAGCGGCCTGCATAAAAGTCCGTTTTTCGGTTTCAGTGTGGAGTTTGCCGAACACCGGCCCTATCATCCCGGTGACGATCTGAAGCATCTGGACTGGAAAGTCTACGGGAAAAGGGAACGTTACTTCGTCAAGCAGTACGAAGAAGAGACCAACCTGCGCTGCTACATGCTGATGGATGTGAGCAGTTCCATGCAGTTCCGGTATTTTGCGGACTGGTCAAAGCTCCGCTACGGGGTGCATTTGGGTGCGGCCATGGCTTATATGCTTCATCGTCAGCGTGACGGATGCGGGCTGGCCGCTTTCGACAGGGAAATCGGGGAGATCATTCCGGCAAAATCATCGTACGGACACCTGCTTCATCTTTACAAAAACCTGGAGCAGATACTGGATACCTACGACGGGGATGTCCCGCAGAAGAGGCAGACGGCCTCGGCGGAAGCCATTCATCAGCTTGCAGAGCGGATCAACCGCAGAAGCCTTGTAATTATTCTGACCGACCTTTTCGAAAATGTCCAGAAACAGGATGAGCTGATTTCGGCGCTTAAACACTTGCGTCACAAAAAGCATGAGGTTATTCTGTTTCATCTTCTGGAAAAGCGCAGCGAGCGTGAACTGGATTTTCCCGATGACCGGTATGTGTTCAGCGATCTTGAAACGGGAGGGGAAATGGATGTGGTTCCCCGGCAGATCCGGAAGGATTATCAGAAAAAAATGAAGGAATACACCAAAAATTTCAGGATTACCTGCAGTGACGCCAATATTTCTTATGAAGAAGTTGATACGCAGGATCCGTTTGATTATGCTCTGCTGGCCTTTTTGAACAAGCGAAGGCGGCTGATGTAG
- a CDS encoding dimethylarginine dimethylaminohydrolase family protein, with amino-acid sequence MSSIITKPDELRDALKNADNMPLPDQVLMVTPDHFSVDYIINPHMEGNVGTVNPEAARWQWEVVRDKFRHLGLKMHEITGQPGLPDMVFSANQSLPYVDSKGHRHALMSIMHSDQRKDEVPFFEQWYRQNGYEIHYLNPQEINDFEGMGDAIWHFKKRLLWGGFGYRSSRKAYEHISRTLDVPVVILELIHPSFYHLDTCFCILNSDSVLIYPPAFTKDGLELIHTAFSNVIEAPEKEAEELFACNASCPDGRKVIIQKGCNEVNKALKKLGFAFLEVDTSEFLKSGGSVFCMKMLLW; translated from the coding sequence ATGTCATCTATCATAACCAAGCCGGATGAACTCAGGGATGCATTGAAAAATGCCGATAACATGCCGCTGCCTGATCAGGTGCTCATGGTGACTCCGGACCATTTTTCCGTTGATTATATCATCAACCCGCATATGGAAGGCAATGTCGGAACCGTGAACCCGGAAGCCGCCCGGTGGCAATGGGAAGTGGTTCGGGATAAGTTTCGCCATCTGGGGCTTAAAATGCATGAAATCACCGGTCAGCCGGGCCTGCCGGACATGGTTTTTTCAGCAAATCAGAGTCTGCCCTATGTCGACTCCAAAGGGCACAGGCACGCCTTGATGAGCATCATGCACTCTGATCAGCGCAAGGATGAGGTGCCGTTTTTTGAGCAGTGGTACCGCCAAAACGGCTATGAAATCCACTACCTCAATCCGCAGGAGATCAATGATTTTGAAGGTATGGGCGATGCGATCTGGCATTTCAAAAAACGCCTTTTATGGGGGGGATTCGGGTACCGGTCTTCTCGAAAGGCCTATGAGCATATCTCCCGGACCCTTGACGTTCCGGTGGTCATACTGGAACTAATTCACCCTTCGTTTTATCATCTTGACACCTGCTTCTGTATCCTGAACAGTGACTCTGTGCTGATATATCCTCCCGCCTTTACAAAGGACGGACTTGAACTGATACATACGGCTTTTTCCAATGTCATCGAGGCACCGGAAAAGGAAGCGGAAGAGCTGTTTGCCTGCAATGCAAGCTGTCCGGACGGCCGGAAAGTCATCATCCAGAAAGGATGTAATGAAGTTAACAAGGCACTGAAAAAGCTCGGTTTTGCATTTCTGGAGGTGGATACTTCGGAATTCCTGAAAAGCGGCGGCAGTGTTTTCTGCATGAAAATGCTCTTGTGGTAA
- a CDS encoding AbgT family transporter, with protein sequence MSKKIGAPPKKNDWFTRFLDVVEWLGNLLPHPVTLFALFATGVILISGLAEFLNWSVPDPRPEGAEGRSPDGKIQAISLLNGDGLRMILENLVTNFTGFAPLGVVLVALLGVGVAEHSGLISAVIRGIVLKAASVKPMTLKTTENLTLPEKVSYYLMRPFALILDPKILVTVAVVFTGIVSNTASELGYVVLVPLGAVVFLSLGRHPLAGLAAAFAGVSGGYSANLLLGTIDPLLAGLTQEAAQLVDPGYMVHAAVNYYFMFLSVFLITFVGTWVTIKIVEPKLGPYDPDIALEDVSDEQSMEPLSSTEKRGLLWAFITFAGLLGILALGVVPENAVLRNPETGEILNSPFLNGIVAIIFVVFMVPGFVFGWVTGSMKSDRDIIDGMAKSMSTLGLYIVIVFFASQFVAFFGWTNLGQIVAVTGATFLDNIGLTGPLVFVGFIMVSGFVNLMLGSASAQWAVTAPIFVPMLMLIGYSPEVIQAAYRIGDSVTNLVTPMMSYFGLILAFANKYDKNLGIGTIISTMLPYSLFFFISWVILFYVWVFGFGMPVGPEAATYYSP encoded by the coding sequence ATGAGTAAAAAAATCGGAGCCCCGCCCAAAAAGAATGACTGGTTTACCCGTTTTCTTGATGTTGTTGAATGGCTCGGGAATCTTCTTCCCCATCCCGTAACACTATTTGCGCTGTTTGCCACCGGTGTGATTCTTATCAGCGGACTTGCCGAGTTTCTCAACTGGTCTGTTCCCGATCCTCGCCCGGAAGGTGCCGAAGGACGCTCTCCCGACGGAAAAATTCAGGCTATCAGTCTGCTGAACGGTGACGGTCTGCGGATGATACTTGAAAATCTGGTCACCAACTTTACGGGTTTTGCCCCGCTTGGGGTTGTACTGGTGGCCCTGCTCGGTGTAGGCGTCGCCGAGCATTCAGGACTGATAAGTGCGGTCATCCGCGGGATCGTTCTGAAAGCGGCATCGGTCAAACCGATGACCCTCAAGACAACCGAAAACCTCACGCTGCCGGAAAAAGTCAGCTATTATCTGATGCGGCCTTTTGCGCTGATTCTGGATCCGAAAATACTGGTTACCGTCGCCGTTGTGTTTACCGGCATTGTTTCAAACACCGCTTCCGAGCTGGGATATGTCGTCCTGGTTCCTCTCGGGGCCGTTGTATTTCTTTCTCTGGGACGGCATCCGCTTGCCGGACTTGCCGCGGCATTTGCCGGTGTTTCCGGCGGATACAGTGCCAACCTGCTGCTGGGAACCATAGACCCCCTGCTTGCTGGACTCACTCAGGAAGCTGCACAGCTCGTTGACCCGGGTTACATGGTCCACGCCGCTGTCAACTATTACTTCATGTTCCTCAGCGTGTTTTTGATCACCTTTGTCGGCACATGGGTAACCATTAAGATTGTCGAGCCCAAGCTCGGGCCCTATGATCCGGACATCGCCCTGGAGGATGTCAGCGATGAACAGTCCATGGAGCCGCTTTCATCCACCGAAAAAAGGGGACTGCTCTGGGCCTTCATCACCTTTGCAGGACTCCTGGGCATACTTGCCCTTGGTGTTGTTCCTGAAAATGCCGTCCTCCGCAATCCGGAGACCGGTGAAATACTCAACTCTCCGTTCCTGAACGGAATTGTGGCCATAATTTTTGTGGTATTCATGGTTCCGGGTTTCGTTTTCGGATGGGTTACGGGCTCCATGAAATCAGACCGGGACATCATTGACGGGATGGCAAAATCCATGTCCACGCTCGGCCTGTATATTGTGATCGTCTTCTTTGCCTCGCAGTTTGTTGCCTTTTTCGGATGGACCAACCTTGGCCAGATTGTAGCTGTTACCGGAGCGACATTTCTTGATAACATTGGTTTAACCGGGCCGCTCGTATTCGTGGGCTTCATTATGGTTTCGGGTTTTGTGAACCTCATGCTGGGGTCGGCATCAGCGCAATGGGCGGTAACCGCACCCATTTTCGTACCCATGCTTATGCTCATCGGATACAGTCCGGAGGTCATTCAGGCAGCTTACCGCATCGGTGATTCGGTGACCAACCTGGTGACGCCAATGATGAGCTATTTCGGTCTGATCCTGGCCTTTGCCAACAAATATGACAAAAACCTGGGTATCGGCACGATTATCAGCACCATGCTGCCATACAGCCTGTTCTTTTTCATCAGCTGGGTCATTCTGTTTTACGTGTGGGTATTCGGATTCGGCATGCCTGTCGGCCCCGAAGCGGCAACCTACTACAGTCCCTGA
- a CDS encoding DUF5989 family protein, translating to MGKIGILREFWEFLRIRKKLWLAPIVFILLLLGLLIVATSNTALAPFIYALF from the coding sequence ATGGGAAAAATTGGCATACTACGTGAGTTTTGGGAGTTTCTCCGCATACGCAAGAAGCTCTGGCTGGCGCCCATTGTTTTCATTCTGCTTCTGTTAGGACTGTTAATAGTAGCAACCAGCAACACGGCACTGGCACCGTTTATTTATGCCTTGTTCTGA
- the carA gene encoding glutamine-hydrolyzing carbamoyl-phosphate synthase small subunit → MHQTTRKKKAILALADGTVAHGHAIGFHGITGGELCFNTSMTGYQEIFTDPSYHGQLMMMTYPHIGNYGVSSRDDEAHKVMISGLIVRDFSHHYSNTMADGDLDEYLNRNKIVGITGVDTRKLVRHIRRKGVLNAVISSESEDEKALVEQAVQWPSMVGLELASRVSRKEPQTYKPDQFRDYFPRISQNTEDGLLDHPTDPDATGYRQKNPKTLYKVAAIDYGIKQNIINSLVQRGCMLRVFPAKTDFKEIRDWGPDAFFFSNGPGDPNPMDYALETIREAKKTGKPMFGICLGHQLMAMTEGMRVIKMLVGHRGANQPVKNLHRDHVEITTQNHGFAVDPESVTSDVAEITHQNLNDGTLEGLDFKNFDGFGVQYHPEASPGPHDSSYLFDHFVDRIQKHKEKNGSA, encoded by the coding sequence ATGCATCAAACGACCAGAAAAAAGAAAGCCATACTTGCACTGGCTGACGGGACGGTAGCACACGGACACGCCATCGGATTTCACGGCATCACCGGCGGCGAACTCTGCTTCAACACCAGCATGACCGGATACCAGGAGATCTTCACCGATCCGAGCTATCACGGCCAGCTGATGATGATGACCTATCCCCACATCGGCAACTACGGTGTCTCCTCCCGCGACGATGAGGCGCACAAGGTGATGATTTCCGGCCTTATTGTCCGCGACTTCTCGCACCATTACAGCAATACCATGGCCGATGGTGATCTTGATGAATACCTCAACCGCAACAAGATCGTCGGAATCACCGGAGTGGACACCCGCAAGCTGGTACGGCATATCAGGCGCAAAGGAGTGCTGAATGCCGTTATATCCAGTGAAAGCGAGGATGAAAAAGCGCTGGTAGAGCAGGCGGTGCAATGGCCGTCAATGGTCGGACTTGAGCTGGCGTCGCGGGTGTCACGGAAAGAGCCGCAGACATACAAGCCCGATCAGTTCCGGGACTACTTTCCGAGGATATCACAAAATACTGAAGATGGTCTGCTTGACCATCCCACCGATCCGGATGCCACAGGCTACCGGCAGAAAAATCCCAAAACGCTGTACAAAGTTGCTGCGATAGATTACGGCATCAAGCAGAATATCATCAACAGTCTTGTCCAGCGCGGGTGCATGCTGCGCGTTTTTCCTGCCAAAACAGATTTTAAAGAAATACGTGACTGGGGACCCGATGCCTTCTTTTTCTCAAACGGCCCAGGTGATCCCAATCCGATGGATTACGCCCTTGAAACCATCCGGGAAGCAAAAAAGACCGGCAAGCCGATGTTCGGTATCTGCCTGGGTCATCAGCTGATGGCCATGACCGAAGGCATGCGGGTGATCAAAATGCTGGTAGGCCATCGCGGCGCCAATCAGCCGGTCAAAAACCTGCATCGTGATCATGTTGAGATCACTACGCAAAATCACGGATTTGCCGTAGATCCGGAGTCGGTGACATCCGATGTCGCGGAGATCACGCACCAAAACCTCAACGACGGTACACTCGAAGGGCTGGATTTCAAGAATTTTGACGGATTCGGCGTTCAATATCATCCCGAGGCCTCACCCGGTCCGCACGACTCCTCCTACCTGTTCGACCACTTCGTCGACCGCATCCAAAAACACAAAGAAAAAAACGGGTCAGCATAA
- the carB gene encoding carbamoyl-phosphate synthase large subunit — translation MPKRTDINTILLIGSGPIVIGQACEFDYSGTQACRSLREEGYRVVLINSNPATIMTDPSMADAIYMKPMTTDSIREIVEIENPDAVLPTMGGQTALNLARDLHHEGYWKEKGIEIIGVDIDAIDITEDRQQFRDLMEDIGIDQCRSRTAKSLLDAKEIVLELGGLPVVIRPSFTLGGTGGGIVWTEEEFEKKVLRGLELSPIHEILIEESIYGWKEYELELLRDNNNNVVIICSIENFDPMGVHTGDSITVAPTQTLTDKQYQLLRDAAIRMMRSIGTFAGGCNVQFGMEPGTDRLVAVEINPRVSRSSALASKATGYPIAKIASKLAVGYNLDELQNQITKTTSACFEPSLDYVVVKVPRFNFEKFPGVDEELTTQMKAVGEVMSIGRTFPEALNKAWQSLEVGRGGLGADGYEEINRENVRKRLLKAYWDRSLQVRNAFKLGTSIEEIHDVTKIDHWFLEKIQYLVHLENRTEGQTIYNIDEKDLRELKQAGFSDRQIAWLLSQSDVENITENQVRQKRDELGIRAVFKMVDTCAGEFPASTPYYYSCYDEENESEVSDRKKVLILGSGPNRIGQGIEFDYTCVHAVFAANDMGYETIMVNCNPETVSTDFDVADKLYFEPVFWEHVYNIIQHEKPEGVILQVGGQTALKLAKRLTEHNIRIFGTPFEMMDLAEDRGKFSETLLRLGIPFPSYGTAFTAKEAVEIASRISYPVLLRPSYVLGGQGMCIAVKESELDEHVRTLLKTHPENEFLIDHFLEDAIEVDFDSVYDGEQLHICGIMQHLEPAGVHSGDSTAVLPPYSLSDRVIETMKEYQVKIAKALNVRGFINVQYAVKGSEVYVIEANPRATRTIPFVAKATGRPEADIGVKVMLGAKLSEFDLESKLEHFAIKEPIFPFDKFPEVKKELGPEMKSTGETIYFLKDFKDEHFRKPFEFKNMYLSR, via the coding sequence ATGCCGAAACGAACTGATATCAACACCATTTTATTGATAGGATCAGGTCCGATCGTCATCGGTCAGGCTTGCGAATTTGATTATTCCGGTACACAGGCCTGCCGCTCCCTGAGAGAAGAAGGCTACCGTGTTGTGCTCATTAATTCGAATCCGGCTACCATCATGACCGATCCGTCCATGGCCGATGCCATTTATATGAAACCGATGACAACCGATTCCATCAGGGAGATTGTTGAAATCGAGAACCCGGATGCGGTGTTGCCGACAATGGGCGGACAAACGGCACTGAACCTGGCCAGAGACCTGCACCATGAAGGCTACTGGAAAGAGAAAGGCATTGAGATCATCGGTGTGGACATCGATGCGATCGACATCACCGAAGACCGGCAGCAGTTCCGGGACCTGATGGAGGATATCGGGATCGATCAGTGCCGCAGCCGAACGGCTAAGTCGCTGCTTGACGCCAAGGAGATTGTCCTTGAGCTGGGCGGATTGCCTGTGGTGATCCGGCCCTCGTTTACGCTTGGCGGGACCGGCGGCGGCATCGTCTGGACCGAGGAGGAGTTTGAAAAGAAGGTGCTTCGCGGGCTTGAACTCAGCCCGATCCACGAAATCCTGATCGAAGAATCCATTTACGGATGGAAGGAGTATGAGCTGGAGCTGCTGCGCGACAACAACAACAATGTGGTGATCATCTGCTCGATTGAGAATTTCGATCCGATGGGGGTGCATACCGGAGACTCCATCACCGTGGCACCAACGCAAACCCTTACCGACAAGCAGTATCAGCTGCTCAGGGATGCCGCCATCCGCATGATGCGCTCCATTGGCACATTTGCGGGAGGCTGCAATGTGCAGTTCGGGATGGAACCCGGAACCGACCGGCTGGTGGCGGTCGAAATCAACCCGAGAGTCAGCCGCTCATCGGCCCTGGCATCGAAAGCCACCGGTTATCCGATCGCCAAAATTGCATCCAAACTGGCTGTCGGCTACAACCTTGATGAGCTTCAGAACCAGATTACAAAGACAACATCCGCATGTTTTGAACCGTCGCTCGACTATGTCGTGGTGAAAGTGCCGCGGTTCAACTTCGAAAAATTCCCCGGTGTGGATGAAGAGCTGACCACGCAGATGAAGGCGGTGGGCGAGGTGATGTCCATTGGCCGGACTTTCCCCGAAGCGCTTAACAAGGCCTGGCAGTCCCTTGAAGTCGGCCGCGGAGGCCTGGGAGCGGACGGATACGAGGAAATCAACCGTGAAAATGTCCGCAAACGGCTGCTGAAAGCCTATTGGGACCGCAGCCTGCAGGTCCGCAATGCCTTCAAACTGGGCACGAGCATCGAGGAAATTCACGATGTGACGAAAATCGACCACTGGTTTCTTGAAAAAATACAGTACCTCGTGCATCTGGAAAACCGCACCGAAGGGCAGACCATTTACAACATTGATGAAAAAGATCTCCGAGAGCTCAAGCAGGCCGGATTTTCCGACCGGCAGATTGCATGGTTGCTCAGCCAGAGTGATGTTGAAAATATTACGGAGAATCAGGTACGGCAAAAGCGCGATGAGCTTGGCATCCGTGCCGTATTCAAGATGGTAGATACCTGCGCCGGTGAATTCCCCGCATCAACCCCCTACTATTACTCCTGTTACGATGAGGAGAACGAGAGTGAGGTCAGCGACCGGAAAAAAGTACTGATTCTGGGCAGCGGTCCCAACCGGATCGGGCAAGGCATTGAGTTTGACTACACCTGTGTGCATGCGGTTTTTGCCGCGAACGACATGGGCTACGAAACCATCATGGTCAACTGCAATCCGGAAACGGTCTCAACGGATTTCGATGTAGCTGACAAACTCTATTTTGAGCCGGTTTTCTGGGAACATGTGTACAACATTATTCAGCACGAGAAACCTGAGGGTGTCATTCTGCAGGTGGGCGGGCAGACAGCACTCAAGCTGGCAAAGCGGCTGACCGAGCACAACATCCGCATTTTCGGCACACCATTTGAAATGATGGATCTGGCTGAAGACCGCGGCAAGTTTTCCGAGACCCTGCTGCGGCTGGGCATTCCGTTTCCTTCCTACGGCACTGCCTTTACAGCAAAAGAAGCGGTGGAAATAGCCAGCCGGATATCCTATCCGGTCCTGCTTCGTCCGAGTTATGTCCTTGGCGGACAAGGAATGTGCATTGCCGTAAAAGAAAGCGAGCTGGATGAGCACGTCCGGACTTTGCTAAAGACCCATCCGGAAAACGAATTCCTTATTGACCACTTTCTCGAGGATGCCATCGAGGTGGATTTTGACTCCGTTTATGACGGTGAGCAGCTGCATATTTGCGGTATCATGCAGCATCTTGAGCCGGCCGGGGTGCACTCCGGCGACTCAACGGCTGTGCTGCCCCCCTATTCGCTGAGCGACCGCGTCATCGAGACCATGAAAGAGTACCAGGTCAAGATCGCAAAAGCGCTCAATGTGCGGGGTTTCATCAACGTGCAGTATGCGGTCAAAGGCTCGGAGGTATACGTCATCGAAGCCAATCCACGGGCCACCAGGACCATCCCCTTTGTGGCCAAGGCCACTGGCCGCCCCGAGGCGGACATCGGTGTCAAGGTCATGCTGGGCGCCAAATTGAGTGAGTTCGACCTTGAATCAAAACTTGAGCATTTCGCAATCAAGGAACCGATATTTCCGTTCGACAAATTTCCGGAGGTAAAAAAAGAGCTGGGTCCGGAAATGAAATCGACCGGCGAAACCATTTACTTTCTGAAAGACTTCAAAGACGAGCATTTCCGCAAGCCGTTTGAGTTCAAGAATATGTATCTTAGCCGGTAG
- a CDS encoding D-alanine--D-alanine ligase family protein yields the protein MQQNNLVIAFGGVSPEHEVSVLTAIQAASALKDTKWNPIALYITKSGQWLTGSHLLDLESYKDLKQSQEKGIPCHFTISDTGKTELIARPGGLFSRDSRIPADVLLCAFHGSDGENGAFQGLCETMNIPYTGSGVTASAIGMDKRLAKELCRQHGIPVVDDIRITEENWVENKQDLIEKCESVGYPLYVKPVALGSSIGVHRAENRSELDDAVEESFRYDSGLLVEKAVHPLTEINCSVLGDEDHFRTSVCEQPLGKEELLSFEDKYMSGEGEAKGMASASRKIPAPVSSEKTEEIRNLAGNIFSILGCAGVARLDFLMNSDTGEIFFNEINTIPGSFSFYLWEATEIGFDTLLEELISVAQKRHKKKNSRIRSHEVNLLSQKAMRGLKGIKGGK from the coding sequence ATGCAGCAAAACAACCTGGTCATCGCCTTCGGCGGTGTTTCACCGGAGCACGAGGTATCCGTTCTCACGGCCATCCAGGCCGCCTCGGCCCTGAAAGACACAAAATGGAACCCCATTGCACTTTATATCACAAAAAGCGGACAGTGGCTGACCGGATCCCATCTGCTCGACCTTGAATCCTATAAAGACCTGAAACAGTCACAGGAGAAAGGAATTCCCTGCCACTTCACCATATCCGACACGGGTAAAACCGAGCTGATCGCGCGCCCGGGCGGCCTTTTTTCGCGCGACAGCCGCATTCCGGCGGATGTCCTTTTGTGCGCTTTTCACGGTTCCGATGGTGAAAACGGGGCATTCCAGGGGCTCTGTGAGACCATGAACATCCCTTACACCGGCTCCGGAGTAACAGCCTCCGCCATCGGAATGGACAAACGGCTTGCCAAAGAGCTCTGCCGGCAGCACGGTATCCCGGTAGTCGACGACATCCGCATTACAGAAGAGAACTGGGTTGAAAACAAGCAAGACCTCATCGAAAAGTGTGAATCAGTGGGTTATCCCCTCTACGTCAAACCCGTCGCGCTCGGAAGCAGTATTGGTGTTCACCGGGCGGAAAACCGCAGTGAGCTTGATGATGCAGTGGAGGAGTCATTCCGGTATGATTCCGGCCTGCTCGTTGAGAAGGCTGTCCACCCCCTGACAGAAATCAACTGCTCGGTACTGGGCGATGAAGACCATTTCAGGACAAGTGTCTGTGAGCAGCCGCTGGGTAAAGAGGAGCTGCTCTCGTTTGAAGATAAATACATGAGCGGAGAAGGTGAGGCAAAAGGAATGGCCTCAGCCAGCCGGAAGATCCCGGCCCCGGTTTCATCCGAAAAAACCGAAGAGATCCGCAACCTTGCAGGAAACATTTTCAGCATTCTGGGATGCGCCGGTGTGGCACGTCTTGATTTTCTTATGAATTCGGATACCGGCGAGATATTTTTTAATGAAATTAATACGATTCCCGGATCGTTTTCTTTTTACCTGTGGGAAGCAACGGAAATCGGATTCGATACGTTGCTGGAAGAGCTGATTTCTGTCGCACAGAAACGTCACAAGAAAAAAAACAGCCGCATACGGTCTCATGAAGTGAATTTGTTGAGTCAAAAGGCAATGAGAGGACTCAAGGGGATCAAGGGCGGCAAATAA
- a CDS encoding ABC transporter substrate-binding protein, producing MSFSPDTLSRLSSGFPFRPVTGFVFLILIPALWLSSCGPTTETIVVDRQARAVEDDEEEEVVEEDELRVLKIGESNRIRSMDPLFAVNTATKRMIQLSYEGLVKLDEEENAVPAAASRWEVSDDSLTYTFFLRDDLFFHDDESFSQGRGRKVNSRDVKRVFERMASRDVPPNAAELFMDNIRGFESYFLEQRDVYFDEDRQIDSISGIEAKNDSTIVFHLSEQDPAFLSYLATPYAVIYPREPFRFRDDGLHSHAVGTGPFRYSTTVGDSIHIFNRNESFNRKDDEGRTLPRAHRVELMSGIREAHLYSHFNRGVINILPDPGPGNIQRMITSENELKDPYRDKYKLQAQANPEPLVIRYNQNNRFNIGRPEAAAVLRHVTGDTLYKELGVPSLEITYQDDEYSQSNIARVFNRFGEDAPDRLVFAYQQDILPRTLSETIYDLMDDNLRVDLIQRRVFSRDIFLYLDYIPVYTSGQQPERQPQEVMRLESDRYLLKDKTVDNVKLNTLSWWMDLTQVRKTAEPAERAETAGR from the coding sequence ATGTCTTTTTCTCCTGATACCCTTTCCCGATTATCCTCCGGATTCCCTTTCCGTCCGGTGACAGGCTTTGTTTTCCTGATCCTCATTCCCGCACTGTGGCTTTCCTCATGCGGTCCCACCACCGAAACCATCGTTGTCGACAGGCAGGCACGCGCCGTGGAAGATGATGAAGAGGAAGAAGTAGTTGAAGAAGATGAACTCCGGGTACTGAAAATCGGTGAATCCAACCGAATCCGGAGCATGGATCCTCTTTTTGCAGTCAACACCGCCACCAAGCGGATGATCCAGCTGAGTTACGAGGGCCTGGTGAAACTTGACGAGGAAGAAAACGCGGTTCCAGCGGCAGCTTCGCGGTGGGAAGTTTCTGATGATTCCCTCACGTACACATTTTTCCTGCGTGACGATCTGTTTTTCCATGATGATGAAAGCTTCAGCCAGGGACGGGGACGAAAAGTAAACAGCAGGGATGTCAAGCGGGTGTTTGAACGCATGGCATCACGGGACGTTCCTCCCAACGCGGCCGAGCTGTTCATGGACAATATCCGCGGGTTCGAGTCCTATTTTCTGGAGCAGCGCGACGTCTATTTCGATGAGGACCGGCAGATTGATTCCATTTCCGGTATTGAAGCAAAAAATGATTCGACGATCGTCTTTCATCTTTCAGAGCAGGATCCGGCCTTTCTTTCATACCTCGCCACGCCCTACGCCGTAATATATCCCCGGGAACCATTCCGTTTTCGTGACGACGGCCTGCATTCCCACGCGGTCGGGACCGGGCCCTTCCGTTACAGCACCACCGTTGGCGACAGCATCCATATTTTCAACAGAAACGAATCCTTCAACAGAAAGGATGACGAGGGACGCACGCTGCCGCGGGCCCACCGTGTCGAGCTTATGAGCGGTATCAGAGAAGCACACCTCTACAGCCATTTCAACCGCGGGGTTATCAATATCCTTCCCGATCCCGGACCCGGAAATATCCAAAGAATGATCACCAGTGAGAATGAACTGAAAGATCCGTACCGTGACAAGTACAAGCTTCAGGCACAGGCCAACCCGGAGCCGCTGGTCATCCGGTACAATCAGAACAATCGTTTCAATATCGGCCGGCCGGAAGCTGCCGCTGTACTGAGGCACGTGACCGGGGATACACTTTATAAAGAGCTCGGGGTTCCCTCACTGGAGATTACCTATCAGGATGATGAGTACTCCCAGTCCAATATCGCAAGAGTCTTCAACAGATTCGGAGAAGATGCGCCAGACCGGCTTGTTTTTGCATATCAACAGGATATACTGCCCAGAACACTGAGCGAAACCATTTATGACCTGATGGACGACAATCTCAGGGTGGACTTGATCCAGCGAAGGGTATTCAGCAGGGATATTTTTCTTTATCTTGACTACATCCCGGTATACACATCCGGACAGCAGCCGGAACGTCAGCCCCAGGAGGTCATGAGGCTGGAATCAGACCGCTATCTGCTGAAAGACAAAACCGTTGACAATGTCAAACTCAATACACTCAGCTGGTGGATGGATCTGA